A genomic segment from Gemmatimonadota bacterium encodes:
- a CDS encoding dockerin type I domain-containing protein, with translation VMETSLSGERRRVNYTFSTGGSMATDLVCDVDGDGRVAFSDFLRFADGFKLLHTDNRYDPKLDFNGDGPVDFLDFLIFVSHFGESR, from the coding sequence TGTGATGGAAACATCGCTTTCGGGTGAAAGGCGGCGCGTGAATTACACGTTTTCAACTGGCGGAAGTATGGCGACGGATCTCGTGTGCGATGTCGATGGCGATGGGCGCGTTGCATTTTCTGATTTCCTGCGCTTTGCAGATGGTTTTAAGCTCTTACACACGGATAATAGATATGATCCAAAATTGGATTTCAACGGGGATGGGCCTGTTGATTTTCTGGATTTTCTCATTTTTGTTTCTCATTTTGGTGAATCGCGTTAA
- the map gene encoding type I methionyl aminopeptidase translates to MIVLRTDRELDLMVEANRIVGLVHRTLKPLIKVGTTTRELDSVAEDVIRSHGAEPAFKGYKGYPAASCISINEQVVHGIPGSRKLVDGDIVSIDIGVKLRGYYGDQAITRVVGNISEREKELLKVTRESLFKGIEQAVAGKRLSDICGAVQNWVEQFGFSVVRQFVGHGIGRRLHEEPAVPNYVPPERNPRLRKGMVLAIEPMVNLGTHEVVVADDGWTASAADGLPSAHFEHVVAITRGEPRILTMFEEDIDA, encoded by the coding sequence GTGATTGTATTGCGAACAGATCGAGAACTGGATTTGATGGTTGAAGCAAACCGCATTGTGGGGCTGGTGCATCGCACACTCAAGCCGCTTATTAAAGTGGGGACGACGACAAGAGAGCTGGATAGCGTGGCTGAAGATGTGATTCGGTCGCACGGAGCAGAACCCGCATTTAAGGGCTATAAGGGGTATCCCGCAGCGAGTTGTATTTCAATTAACGAACAGGTCGTACACGGGATTCCCGGATCGCGGAAGCTGGTGGATGGCGATATTGTCAGCATTGATATCGGTGTGAAATTGCGTGGTTACTACGGCGATCAGGCGATTACACGCGTTGTAGGTAATATTTCGGAGAGAGAGAAAGAGTTACTCAAGGTGACGCGAGAATCCCTGTTTAAGGGAATTGAGCAAGCGGTTGCCGGGAAACGCCTGAGTGATATTTGTGGGGCGGTACAAAACTGGGTTGAGCAATTTGGTTTTTCAGTCGTGCGGCAATTTGTGGGGCATGGCATTGGGCGCAGATTGCACGAAGAACCCGCCGTGCCCAATTATGTGCCCCCAGAGCGCAATCCTCGTTTGCGAAAGGGGATGGTGCTCGCCATTGAGCCGATGGTCAATTTGGGAACGCACGAAGTTGTGGTGGCCGATGACGGATGGACAGCGTCGGCTGCCGATGGGTTGCCTTCGGCGCATTTTGAACATGTGGTGGCGATTACGCGTGGAGAACCCAGGATTTTGACGATGTTTGAGGAAGATATCGATGCGTAA